In the Acidimicrobiia bacterium genome, one interval contains:
- a CDS encoding DUF1801 domain-containing protein, with the protein MPKAIKGNAGRKPPEPTASHADIDEWFERQVPHLQPILRHLDESIRATIPGLHYAVKWKRPYYGLPELGWIIELAAYDVSVNVVFLGGADFDAPPPLGTADRTRYVKVTTMEEADGPELHAWLEQAGRTPGWK; encoded by the coding sequence ATGCCGAAGGCGATCAAGGGGAATGCAGGGCGGAAGCCGCCCGAGCCGACCGCGAGCCACGCCGACATCGACGAGTGGTTCGAGCGCCAGGTGCCCCACCTGCAGCCCATCCTCCGGCACCTCGACGAGTCGATCCGAGCGACGATCCCGGGCCTTCACTACGCCGTCAAGTGGAAGCGCCCGTACTACGGGCTCCCGGAGCTCGGGTGGATCATCGAGCTCGCCGCGTACGACGTTTCCGTGAATGTCGTCTTCCTCGGGGGCGCGGACTTCGATGCCCCGCCGCCACTCGGCACGGCCGACCGCACCCGCTACGTCAAGGTGACCACGATGGAGGAGGCGGACGGACCGGAGCTGCACGCGTGGCTCGAGCAGGCCGGCCGAACCCCAGGCTGGAAGTAG
- a CDS encoding IS110 family transposase — translation MLAEHLDVVIGVDTHKHTHTAAAVSGTGAVIECLTASACPRGYRQLLAFGRKHSATMWAIEGTGSFG, via the coding sequence ATGCTGGCAGAACATCTCGACGTCGTCATCGGTGTCGACACGCACAAGCACACGCACACGGCTGCCGCGGTCAGCGGCACGGGCGCGGTCATCGAGTGCCTCACGGCGTCGGCGTGCCCGAGGGGCTATCGGCAGCTCCTCGCGTTCGGTCGCAAGCACAGCGCAACGATGTGGGCGATCGAAGGGACGGGCAGCTTCGG
- a CDS encoding IS3 family transposase (programmed frameshift), with the protein MAAPRKHPDEVRERAVTLVFEWRRARGRDTGGFKEVGEQLGVHPETLRNWVRQDDVDGGRRAGLTTVEKERVRQLERENFELRRANEILKSAAGFLRGGARPPTEEVIRYIDVHRDRFGVEPICTALQFAPSTYYAAKSRPPCRRRVRDEQLKPHIERVWRENRCVYGARKVYKQLRREGIVEPRCRIERLMRELGLCGRVRGARRRTTIPADVGARPADLVARSFKAPAPNRLWIADITYVATWSGFAYAAFVTDVFSRRIVGWRVSKSLRADLALDALEMAIWTRHGEDLSGFVHHSDRGVQYLSIVYTERLAAEDAVTSVGSRGDSYDNAMAESINGLYKAECITLEGPWRSVEDVELATLAWVHWWNTKRILEPIGDIPPVESEKMWHEQQATSTAGSPAGLVTQ; encoded by the exons ATGGCAGCTCCGAGGAAGCATCCGGATGAGGTTCGCGAGCGTGCGGTGACGCTCGTATTCGAGTGGCGTCGCGCGCGTGGCCGCGACACGGGCGGGTTCAAGGAGGTCGGTGAGCAGCTCGGCGTGCACCCGGAGACGTTGCGGAACTGGGTTCGCCAAGACGACGTCGATGGCGGCCGCCGGGCGGGGTTGACGACCGTCGAGAAGGAACGCGTCCGGCAACTCGAACGCGAGAACTTCGAGTTGCGCCGCGCGAACGAGATCTTGAAGTCCGCGGCGG GCTTTCTTCGGGGCGGAGCTCGACCGCCGACCGAAGAGGTGATCCGCTACATCGACGTGCACCGCGACAGGTTCGGGGTCGAGCCGATCTGCACAGCGTTGCAGTTCGCCCCGTCGACGTACTACGCGGCGAAGTCGCGGCCGCCGTGTCGCCGTCGCGTACGCGACGAGCAGCTGAAGCCACACATCGAACGCGTGTGGCGCGAGAACCGTTGCGTGTACGGGGCGCGCAAGGTCTACAAGCAGCTGCGACGGGAAGGGATCGTCGAGCCGCGCTGTCGCATCGAACGGCTGATGCGTGAGCTCGGCTTGTGTGGGCGTGTCCGGGGGGCTCGGCGGCGCACCACGATCCCGGCCGATGTCGGTGCCCGGCCGGCGGATCTCGTCGCACGGAGCTTCAAGGCGCCAGCACCGAACCGGTTGTGGATCGCGGACATCACCTACGTTGCGACGTGGTCGGGGTTCGCGTACGCGGCGTTCGTCACCGACGTGTTCTCCCGCCGGATCGTCGGTTGGCGGGTCTCGAAGAGCCTGCGCGCGGATCTCGCGCTCGACGCGCTCGAGATGGCGATCTGGACCCGCCACGGTGAGGACCTCAGCGGATTCGTCCATCACTCCGACCGGGGCGTGCAATACCTGTCGATCGTCTACACCGAGCGGCTCGCCGCCGAAGACGCGGTCACGTCGGTCGGCAGCCGCGGCGACAGCTACGACAACGCGATGGCCGAGTCGATCAACGGGCTCTACAAGGCCGAGTGCATCACGCTCGAAGGGCCGTGGCGCAGCGTCGAGGACGTCGAGCTCGCCACGCTCGCCTGGGTCCACTGGTGGAACACCAAGCGCATCCTCGAACCGATCGGCGACATCCCGCCCGTCGAGTCCGAGAAGATGTGGCACGAACAACAAGCGACGAGCACGGCCGGGAGCCCCGCCGGGCTCGTCACACAATGA
- a CDS encoding dihydrofolate reductase family protein: MTKVLTHMCMSLDGFVAQPDDNPAELFDWYWSGDVVVPSAQQGMTFSVDAASAPMLRDLTLGCGALIAGRRLFDQTDGWGDNHPAGAPVVVVTHRPPPEDAAERFPRTTFTGSVEEAVATAKEIAGDKFVTIASADIIQQALNLGLVDELCISQVPVLFGSGIRYFGELVGGHVVLDDPVVVQGTRALHLRYPVRRSGAVTSDPA; this comes from the coding sequence ATGACCAAGGTGCTGACGCACATGTGCATGTCGCTGGACGGGTTCGTCGCCCAGCCCGACGACAACCCGGCGGAGCTCTTCGACTGGTACTGGAGCGGCGACGTCGTCGTGCCGAGCGCGCAGCAGGGCATGACGTTCTCGGTCGACGCGGCGAGCGCCCCGATGTTGCGGGACCTCACGTTGGGCTGCGGCGCGCTGATCGCGGGCCGTCGGTTGTTCGACCAGACCGACGGCTGGGGCGACAACCATCCTGCCGGCGCGCCGGTGGTGGTGGTGACCCACCGTCCACCGCCCGAAGACGCCGCGGAGCGGTTCCCGCGAACGACCTTCACGGGCAGTGTCGAGGAGGCGGTCGCGACCGCGAAGGAGATCGCGGGCGACAAGTTCGTCACGATCGCGAGCGCCGACATCATCCAGCAGGCGTTGAACCTCGGCCTCGTCGACGAGCTCTGCATCAGCCAGGTGCCCGTGCTGTTCGGGAGCGGCATCCGCTACTTCGGCGAGCTCGTCGGCGGCCACGTCGTGCTCGACGATCCCGTCGTCGTCCAAGGCACGCGCGCGCTGCACCTCCGGTACCCGGTG